Proteins encoded in a region of the Uloborus diversus isolate 005 chromosome 1, Udiv.v.3.1, whole genome shotgun sequence genome:
- the LOC129217226 gene encoding uncharacterized protein LOC129217226, with the protein MDLTTLKAQRKGLRASFTLSMKKIEAELLKEITGSDELLILRNQISDKFKRLDDCQSIISELLLKDKNAEEAYYEDCEEAENYRDNQFKKIHEDKGIDNEDKMQYLIQSMEPGSKAERLVLSFPATGENYSKAIQQLKERFGRDDLLVQVYVRDLLRLVMKNSAAGRGKADLPSLYDELEGKLRALETLGRTKEKYGDFLTPLVESCLPEEVLVTWERSRNHDLTEDKNCRTLEQLMNFLRQEVNGEEMVRLARTGFGTNSNLRKREPTTEKESDLATAAALVSTEKKELKCNGCGEPHFCVMCPKLEDKSCESKDVVSKSENSLSNFDRTQTVFLQTLCVRIKCNNREKIIRALADSGSQSSYVSQKVLSELKATPLREETVIHSLFGGRETNPKRHKIFTVEVRGLKGSFACSFEALSERKICSFIPKVSNPYILNELKKKNIEVSDSLCKMKEIDLLIGADVLGKLLTGRSVDLESGLTAVEMKLGWTVMGKQNTNEKDDVFRTLSMHAKNIPLNELGELESIGITDPTCNVNKKACIGEHLAEFEDKLKILPCGRYEVELPWKYDFSNLPDNKDLAWKGNEKIIKSKCSNLLENYQNVFKEWENLNIIERVPDSELENKCHYLPHRPVIKIDSKTTKVRPVFDASASQRGKPSLNECLFKGMNLIELIPDIDRLRLHPIGLSVSIEKAYSLPEYEIAQKLESSFFVDNCVTGVHNTEEEAKFIEQSQLIMSKGCFNLRGFESNVASENVTKHSGEASILGILWNLDNDTLRCNINIEALTCETKITKRLILSTVQEIFDPIGLLSPTTLLPKLILQDASKLKHSWDLELPPDIVNKFLKCFKEIALSNNVTLPCYIITNSTTELYVFVDAFKEAYVACVYDRSVVEIEVEIYLVRSKTRVDPLKSLSIPRVELIACCIGARLLQEKWKLTQPELWKHIFGTMNIADVLSREFSPKQFFDFKRWELPTWLKLAPEKWLLSEVDWGPEVDAKRKILAITTIDLNLDAPLLPPKLVRIVNELLKRTPGKSVLNYEELNALICDCELVINSRPLTYVSENPQELIPLTLAMFLIENCSSDVTDIGHVDLQSLKKRKRYRCKLFNDLRQRFRKEYLGQFIQKHNERPTREPRFAEIVSIGDDNKKRVFSPLAKIIELIPGRDKRVRAVRLKTQNGIFVRPVERVYSLEIRAADDEAVAIADKGMSEMESNPEEFVQKTSVVKKCYPDIVLEKYTRSGKCVKVPKTLDRLNNECHMFETLPRVSKGGGMLETEVKRGPIE; encoded by the exons ATGGATTTAACTACATTGAAAGCTCAGAGAAAAGGACTGAGGGCGTCTTTTACCCTcagtatgaaaaaaattgaagctgAACTTTTGAAGGAAATTACTGGTTcggatgaacttttaattttaagaaatcagatttctGACAAATTCAAGCGGCTAGATGATTGTCAGAGCATAATATCTGAGCTGTtgttgaaagataaaaatgcCGAGGAGGCTTATTATGAAGATTGTGAAGAAGCAGAAAATTATCGGGAcaa ccAATTCAAGAAAATCCATGAGGACAAGGGCATTGATAATGAagataaaatgcaatatttaattcaatcGATGGAACCTGGTTCGAAGGCAGAAAGATTAGTGCTGAGTTTCCCTGCTACCGGAGAAAATTATAGTAAAGCAATACAGCAGTTAAAGGAAAGATTTGGCCGTGATGATCTGCTGGTGCAAGTATATGTTCGAGATTTATTGAGATTAGTTATGAAAAATTCTGCCGCAGGACGGGGGAAAGCTGATCTTCCATCCCTCTATGACGAATTGGAAGGAAAACTTCGTGCGTTGGAAACTCTTGGACGGACCAAAGAGAAGTATGGAGATTTCTTGACACCTTTGGTTGAGAGCTGTCTGCCGGAAGAAGTTTTAGTAACGTGGGAAAGAAGCCGTAACCATGATCTAACCGAAGATAAGAACTGTCGCACTTTAGAGCAGTTAATGAACTTTCTTCGCCAAGAAGTTAATGGAGAAGAAATGGTTCGCCTCGCAAGAACTGGCTTCGGCACGAACTCAAATTTGCGCAAACGAGAGCCCACAACTGAGAAGGAAAGCGACCTAGCGACAGCTGCAGCGTTAGTAAGTACTGAGAAAAAGG AGTTAAAATGCAATGGTTGTGGGGAACCGCATTTTTGTGTAATGTGTCCAAAGCTAGAAGACAAAAGTTGTGAGTCTAAAGATGTAGTTTCTAAGTCTGAAAATTCTCTCTCTAACTTTGATAGAACTCAAACCGTATTTTTGCAAACTCTGTGTGTTCGGATTAAATGTAATAATCGAGAAAAAATAATTCGGGCTTTGGCAGATTCTGGTAGTCAAAGTAGTTATGTAAGTCAGAAAGTTTTGTCTGAGCTGAAAGCAACTCCACTTCGTGAAGAAACAGTGATTCACTCGttatttggggggagggaaaCGAACCCAAAACGGCATAAGATATTCACTGTTGAAGTGAGGGGTTTGAAAGGGTCTTTTGCTTGTAGTTTTGAAGCTCTTTCTGAAaggaaaatttgtagttttatacCAAAAGTTAGCAATCCTtatattttgaatgaattaaagaaaaagaatattgaaGTTTCTGATTCCctttgtaaaatgaaagaaattgatctTTTAATAGGGGCAGATGTTTTAGGAAAATTGCTGACGGGACGTTCAGTAGATTTAGAATCCGGCCTTACTGCCGTAGAAATGAAGCTTGGGTGGACTGTTATGGGTAAGCAGAACACAAATGAGAAAGATGATGTTTTCAGAACATTATCGATGCATGctaaaaatattcctttgaatGAATTGGGGGAACTTGAAAGTATAGGAATAACAGATCCCACTTGCAATGTTAATAAGAAAGCATGCATAGGAGAACATTTAgctgaatttgaggataaattgaaaattcttcctTGTGGAAGATATGAAGTAGAGCTTCCTTGGAAGTATGATTTTTCGAACTTACCAGATAATAAGGATTTAGCCTGGAAAGGGAACGAAAAAATTATTAAGTCAAAATGTAGTAATTTGCTTGAGAATTACCAAAATGTATTCAAAGAATGGGAAAACTTGAATATTATTGAGCGCGTACCAGATTCGGAATTAGAGAATAAGTGCCACTATCTACCACATAGGCCTGTTATAAAAATCGATAGTAAGACCACAAAAGTTCGGCCTGTTTTTGATGCTTCAGCATCCCAGAGAGGTAAGCCTTCTTTGAATGAATGTTTGTTTAAAGGAATGAACCTCATTGAACTAATACCTGATATTGATAGATTGAGGTTGCATCCTATAGGGTTGAGTGTAAGCATTGAAAAGGCATACAGCCTTCCTGAATATGAGATTGCACAGAAGTTGGAAAGTTCTTTCTTTGTGGACAATTGTGTAACAGGGGTTCATAATACCGAAGAAGAAGCGAAGTTCATCGAACAATCGCAACTTATTATGTCAAAGGGATGTTTTAACTTGCGAGGGTTTGAAAGCAATGTAGCTTCTGAAAATGTTACGAAGCATTCAGGGGAAGCGTCTATTTTAGGAATTTTATGGAACTTGGATAATGACACTCTAAGGTGTAATATAAATATAGAAGCATTGACTtgtgaaacaaaaattacaaagcgTTTAATTTTATCTACAGTGCAAGAGATTTTTGATCCTATCGGCTTATTAAGCCCTACTACATTGCTTCCTAAACTGATACTGCAAGATGCTTCGAAGTTAAAACATTCCTGGGATTTAGAACTACCCCctgatattgtaaataaatttttgaaatgtttcaaggaaATTGCATTGTCAAATAACGTAACTTTGCCATGCTACATAATAACCAATTCTACAACAGAACTGTATGTATTTGTGGATGCTTTTAAAGAAGCTTACGTGGCGTGCGTCTACGATCGTTCAGTAGTGGAAATTGAAGTTGAAATATATCTCGTTAGGTCTAAAACTAGAGTAGATCCACTAAAATCACTGAGTATTCCTCGGGTAGAGCTTATCGCTTGCTGCATAGGTGCTagacttttgcaagaaaaatggaaattgactCAGCCTGAGTTGTGGAAACATATTTTTGGAACAATGAATATAGCTGATGTATTGTCGCGAGAATTCAGCCCTAAACAATTCTTTGACTTCAAGCGGTGGGAATTACCGACCTGGCTGAAGTTGGCGCCAGAAAAGTGGCTATTAAGTGAAGTAGATTGGGGACCAGAAGTAGACgcgaagagaaaaatattagcaatTACCACTATTGATCTGAATCTGGACGCACCGCTTTTGCCTCCAAAGTTGGTTCGTATTGTTAATGAATTACTAAAACGAACTCCTGGTAAATCAGTGTTGAATTATGAAGAGTTGAACGCATTGATATGTGATTGTGAATTAGTAATTAATTCAAGGCCTCTAACATATGTGTCAGAAAACCCTCAGGAGTTGATTCCTCTCACACTTGCAATGTTCCTTATTGAAAACTGTAGTTCGGATGTTACAGATATTGGTCATGTGGATTTGCAAAgtctaaaaaagagaaaaagatatAGATGTAAGCTGTTCAATGATTTAAGACAGCGtttcagaaaagaatatttaggccaatttattcaaaaacacaATGAGAGGCCAACCCGAGAGCCAAGATTTGCAGAAATTGTTTCAATTGGCGACGATAATAAGAAACGCGTGTTTTCGCCTTTGGCGAAAATTATTGAATTGATTCCTGGAAGAGATAAAAGGGTTCGTGCTGTTAGGCTCAAAACTCAAAATGGGATTTTTGTTCGTCCAgtggaacgtgtttactcatTGGAGATACGTGCTGCTGATGATGAGGCGGTTGCAATTGCCGACAAAGGCATGAGTGAGATGGAGTCAAATCCTGAGGAATTTGTTCAGAAGACTTCGGTTGTTAAAAAGTGTTATCCTGATATTGTTCTAGAAAAATATACCAGATCTGGAAAGTGTGTGAAAGTACCAAAAACACTGGATCGTTTAAATAATGAGTGTCACATGTTTGAGACCCTTCCCAGAGTCTCAAAGGGGGGAGGTATGTTAGAAACTGAAGTGAAGAGAGGTCCAATTGAATGA